A part of Streptomyces sp. NBC_01210 genomic DNA contains:
- the glgX gene encoding glycogen debranching protein GlgX — MQVWPGQAYPLGATYDGAGTNFAVYSEAARRIELCLLHDDGSETDVELRETDAFVRHAYLPGVMPGQRYGFRVHGPYAPERGQRCNSAKLLLDPYARAISGSIDWGETVYGYHFGRPDSRNDLDSAPHTMASVVVNPYFDWGDDRPPRTDYHRTVIYEAHVKGLTMLHPELPEELRGTYAGLAHPAVISHLTELGVTTLELMPVHQFVNDHRLVDAGLNNYWGYNTIGFFAPHNSYASWGDRGEQVLEFKQAVRALHKAGIEVILDVVYNHTAEGNHLGPTLSFRGLDNASYYRLSDDPRYYTDTTGTGNSLLMRSPHVLQLIMDSLRYWVTEMHVDGFRFDLAATLARQFHEVDRLSSFFDLVQQDPVVSQVKLIAEPWDVGEGGYQVGNFPPLWTEWNGKYRDTVRDLWRGEPRTLAEFASRLTGSSDLYQDDGRRPLASINFTTCHDGFTLHDLVSYNDKHNEANGEGNRDGENHNRSWNCGAEGGTTDPEVLDLRDRQMRNFIATLMLSQGVPMLSHGDEFARTQGGNNNAYCQDNEVSWVRWPEPGADEDGTLLAFTRAMVWLRRDHPVFRRRRFFHGRPVEGTHDELSDIAWFTPEGEEMVQRDWQSASAKALSVFLNGHAISEPGPRGERIADDSFLLMFNASADDLDFAVPVNHGRQWQVVVDTARKEGVPPGEGPKVAAGERVPLLGRSLTVLRRPA; from the coding sequence CGGCGCCGGCACCAACTTCGCGGTGTATTCAGAAGCCGCCCGACGAATCGAACTGTGCCTACTGCACGACGACGGCTCGGAGACCGACGTCGAGCTGCGCGAGACCGATGCCTTCGTACGGCACGCCTATCTGCCGGGCGTGATGCCGGGTCAGCGGTACGGATTCCGGGTCCACGGTCCGTACGCCCCGGAGCGCGGGCAGCGCTGCAACTCCGCGAAGCTGCTCCTCGATCCGTACGCCCGTGCGATCAGCGGCAGCATCGACTGGGGCGAGACGGTGTACGGCTACCACTTCGGCAGGCCGGACTCGCGCAACGATCTGGACTCGGCGCCGCACACGATGGCCTCCGTCGTGGTCAACCCGTACTTCGACTGGGGCGACGACCGGCCGCCGCGTACCGACTACCACCGCACGGTGATCTACGAGGCCCATGTGAAGGGCCTCACGATGCTGCATCCGGAGCTGCCGGAGGAGCTGCGCGGCACGTACGCGGGGCTCGCGCACCCCGCCGTCATCTCGCATCTGACCGAACTGGGCGTCACGACGCTCGAGTTGATGCCGGTGCATCAGTTCGTCAACGACCACCGGCTGGTGGACGCGGGGCTGAACAACTACTGGGGCTACAACACCATCGGGTTCTTCGCGCCGCACAATTCCTACGCCTCCTGGGGCGACCGGGGCGAGCAGGTGCTGGAGTTCAAGCAGGCCGTACGGGCGCTGCACAAGGCGGGCATCGAGGTCATCCTCGACGTGGTCTACAACCACACGGCGGAGGGCAACCATCTGGGGCCGACGCTCTCCTTCCGGGGCCTCGACAATGCCTCGTACTACCGGCTGTCCGACGATCCGCGCTACTACACGGACACGACCGGCACCGGGAACTCACTGCTGATGCGCAGCCCCCATGTACTGCAGCTGATCATGGACTCGCTGCGCTACTGGGTGACCGAGATGCATGTCGACGGCTTCCGCTTCGACCTGGCGGCCACGCTGGCCCGGCAGTTCCACGAGGTGGACCGGCTGTCCTCGTTCTTCGATCTGGTGCAGCAGGACCCGGTGGTCAGTCAGGTGAAGCTGATCGCCGAGCCGTGGGACGTGGGCGAGGGCGGCTATCAGGTGGGGAACTTCCCGCCGCTGTGGACCGAGTGGAACGGCAAGTACCGGGACACCGTGCGGGACCTGTGGCGGGGCGAACCACGGACGCTGGCGGAGTTCGCATCCCGGCTGACCGGCTCGTCCGACCTGTACCAGGACGACGGGCGGCGGCCGCTCGCCTCCATCAACTTCACCACCTGCCACGACGGATTCACGCTGCACGATCTGGTCTCGTACAACGACAAGCACAACGAGGCGAACGGCGAGGGCAACCGCGACGGCGAGAACCACAACCGGTCCTGGAACTGCGGCGCGGAGGGCGGGACGACCGACCCCGAGGTGCTCGATCTGCGGGACCGGCAGATGCGCAACTTCATCGCCACGCTGATGCTCTCGCAGGGTGTGCCGATGCTCAGCCACGGCGACGAGTTCGCGCGTACGCAGGGCGGCAACAACAACGCGTACTGCCAGGACAACGAGGTCTCCTGGGTGCGCTGGCCGGAGCCGGGCGCGGACGAGGACGGCACACTGCTGGCGTTCACCCGGGCGATGGTGTGGCTGCGGCGCGACCATCCGGTCTTCAGGCGGCGGCGTTTCTTCCACGGCCGACCGGTGGAGGGGACGCACGACGAGCTCTCCGACATCGCCTGGTTCACTCCGGAAGGTGAGGAGATGGTCCAGCGGGACTGGCAGTCGGCGTCCGCCAAGGCGCTGTCGGTGTTCCTGAACGGCCATGCGATCTCGGAGCCGGGGCCGCGGGGCGAGCGGATCGCCGACGACTCGTTCCTGCTGATGTTCAACGCCAGCGCGGACGATCTGGACTTCGCGGTGCCGGTGAACCACGGCCGACAGTGGCAGGTGGTCGTGGACACGGCACGCAAGGAGGGGGTCCCGCCGGGCGAGGGGCCGAAGGTGGCGGCCGGAGAACGGGTGCCGCTGCTGGGGCGGAGTCTGACGGTGCTGCGGCGGCCTGCGTAG